A region from the Rosa rugosa chromosome 6, drRosRugo1.1, whole genome shotgun sequence genome encodes:
- the LOC133714255 gene encoding uncharacterized protein LOC133714255 isoform X2 translates to MEGLRQLEALCERLYNSQDSVERAHAENTLKCFSVNIEYISQCQYILDNAMTPYALMLASSSLLKQVTDHSLALQLRLDIRSYLVNYLATRGPELQPFVTASLIQLLCRLTKFGWFDDDRFKDVVKESMNFLNQATSDHYAIGLKILNQLVSEMNQPNPGLPSTHHRRVACNFRDQSLFQIFQISLTSLRQLENNVESRLRELALSLSLKCLSFDFVGTSIDESSEEFGTVQIPTSWRSVLEDPSTLQVFFDYYAITKAPLSKEALECLVRLASVRRSLFTNDAARSKFLAHLMTGTKEILQTGQGLADHDNYHEYCRLLGRFRVNYQLSELVNVEGYSDWIRLVAEFTLKSLQSWKWASSSVYYLLGLWSRLVTSVPYLKGEAPSLLEEFVPKIAESFITSRFNSVQDGSSDDLSENPLDNVELLQDQLDCFPYLCRFQYESSSLYIINTVEPILQIYTERARMPPSETSDLSVIEAKLAWIVHIVAAILKIKQCTGCSVESQELFDAELSARILQLINVTDSGVHSQRYGEISKQRLDRAILTFFQHFRKSYVGDQAMHSSKLYARLSELLGLHDHLLMLNVIVGKIATNLKCYTESEEVIGHTLSLFLELASGYMTGKLLLKLDTVKFIVSNHTREHFPFLEEYRCSRSRTTFYFTIGWLIFMEDSPVKFKSSMDPLLQVFINLESTPDAMFRTDNVKYALIGLMRDLRGIAMATNSRRTFGLLFDWLYPAHMPLLLKGILHWSDTPEVTTPLLKFMAEFVLNKAQRLTFDSSSPNGILLFREVSKLIVAYGSRILSLPNVADIYAFKYKGIWISLTILTRALAGNYVNFGVFELYGDRALSDALDIALKLALSIPLADILAFRKLTRAYFAFLEVLFNSHIVYILNLDTSTFMHIVGSLESGLKGLDTSISSQCASAVDNLAAFYFNNITMGEAPTLPTAVNLARHIADCPNLFPEILKTLFEIVLFEDCGNQWSLSRPMLSLILISEQIFSDLKVRIMASQPVDHHQRLSLCFDKLMADVTRSLDSKNRDKFTQNLTVFRNDFRVK, encoded by the exons ATGGAGGGGTTAAGGCAACTGGAGGCCTTGTGTGAGAGGTTGTACAATTCGCAGGACTCGGTTGAGCGAGCCCACGCCGAAAACACTCTCAAATGCTTTTCTGTGAACATTGAATACATTTCGCAATGCCAGTACATTCTTGATAATGCCATGACGCCGTATGCTCTGATGCTAGCTAGCTCTAGTTTGTTGAAGCAAGTCACTGATCATAGCCTTGCCTTGCAGCTTCGTCTTGATATCC GGAGCTACCTTGTTAACTATCTGGCCACTAGAGGACCTGAGTTGCAGCCGTTTGTTACTGCTTCCTTAATCCAACTCTTATGTCGACTCACCAAGTTTGGGTGGTTTGATGATGACAGATTCAAGGATGTGGTTAAAGAGTCCATGAACTTCTTGAACCAG GCAACTTCTGATCACTATGCCATTGGTTTGAAGATATTAAACCAACTTGTTTCTGAGATGAATCAG CCTAATCCAGGGTTGCCTTCAACGCATCATCGAAGGGTTGCCTGCAACTTCAGGGATCAGTCTCTTTTCCAAATATTCCAGATCTCTTTAACATCATTGCGCCAACTGGAAAACAATG TTGAAAGTCGATTGCGAGAGTTggctctttctctttctcttaaatgtttatcttttgattttgttgggACATCAATTGATGAAAGTTCAGAAGAATTTGGTACTGTTCAG ATCCCAACTTCTTGGAGGTCAGTTTTGGAGGATCCTTCAACACTTCAAGTCTTCTTCGATTACTATGCCATTACAAAGGCCCCTCTGTCAAAGGAG GCACTGGAGTGCTTGGTGCGACTGGCTTCTGTTAGACGATCTTTGTTTACAAATGATGCTGCTCGTTCAAAGTTTTTGGCCCATTTGATGACAGGAACCAAAGAAATCCTACAAACAGGGCAAG GTCTTGCTGATCATGATAATTACCATGAGTATTGCCGTCTTCTTGGACGTTTCCGAGTTAATTATCAG TTGTCAGAGCTTGTGAATGTGGAAGGTTATAGTGACTGGATTCGATTAGTAGCAGAGTTCACGCTAAAGTCTTTGCAGTCCTGGAAG TGGGCCAGCAGCAGTGTATACTATCTTTTAGGACTCTGGTCTAGATTGGTGACATCTGTACCATACTTGAAAGGCGAGGCACCCAGCTTGCTTGAAGAATTTGTGCCTAAGATTGCCGAAAGTTTCATCACATCGAGATTTAACTCTGTGCAG GATGGATCTTCAGATGATCTTTCTGAAAACCCACTAGACAATGTTGAACTTCTTCAGGATCAGTTAGATTGCTTCCCTTACCTCTGCAGATTCCAG TATGAAAGCAGTAGTTTATATATAATAAACACAGTGGAACCCATTTTACAAATATACACG GAAAGAGCTCGCATGCCGCCCAGTGAAACCAGTGACCTCTCTGTCATTGAAGCCAAACTTGCTTGGATTGTTCATATTGTTGCTGCTATTCTTAAGATAAAACAATGTACTGGTTGTAG TGTTGAGTCACAAGAACTATTTGATGCGGAACTTTCAGCTCGCATCTTGCAATTGATTAATGTTACCGACAGTGGGGTACACAGCCAG AGATATGGTGAAATAAGCAAGCAAAGACTTGACCGTGCAATTCTTACCTTTTTCCAACATTTTCGGAAGTCTTATGTTGGTGATCAGGCCATGCATTCTTCGAAG TTATATGCACGCCTTTCTGAACTTCTTGGACTTCATGATCATCTTTTAATGTTGAATGTGATTGTTGGAAAGATTGCTACAAACCTGAAATGTTACACCGAG AGTGAGGAGGTCATTGGTCACACCTTGAGTTTGTTCTTGGAGCTGGCATCTGG ATACATGACTGGCAAGCTGCTTTTGAAGTTGGATACTGTTAAATTTATAGTGTCCAATCATACT aggGAGCACTTCCCCTTTTTGGAAGAATATAGATGTTCTCGTAGTAGAACAACTTTTTATTTTACAATTGGTTGGTTAATATTCATGGAAGATAGCCCTGTGAAGTTTAAATCTTCAATGGATCCACTTTTGCAA GTTTTTATCAATCTCGAATCAACTCCTGATGCAATGTTTCGCACTGATAATGTAAAGTATGCATTAATCGGGCTGATGAGGGATCTTCGGGGAATTGCCATGGCCACAAATAG TCGCAGAACGTTTGGGCTTCTGTTTGATTGGCTGTATCCTGCACACATGCCACTTCTTTTGAAAGGCATCTTGCACTGGTCTGATACACCAGAG GTTACTACCCCTTTGTTGAAATTCATGGCTGAGTTTGTACTGAACAAAGCCCAACGCTTGACTTTTGACTCATCTTCTCCTAATGGCATACTTCTTTTCCGAGAAGTCAGTAAACTGATAGTTGCTTATGGGTCAAGGATTCTGTCTCTTCCAAACGTTGCTGATATATATGCCTTCAAATACAAGGGAATATGGATTTCTTTAACTATTCTCACGAGAG CTCTTGCTGGAAACTATGTCAACTTTGGGGTGTTTGAGCTGTATGGAGATAGAGCACTTTCTGATGCACTTGATATTGCACTAAAGTTGGCATTATCAATTCCTTTGGCTGATATATTGGCATTCCGTAAG CTGACAAGAGCCTACTTTGCGTTTTTAGAGGTCTTATTCAACAGCCACATAGTTTACATACTGAATCTGGATACCAGTACTTTTATGCATATTGTTGGATCTCTTGAATCTGGCCTCAAAGGTCTAGATACAAGTATCTCATCACAG TGTGCGTCTGCTGTTGATAATTTGGCTGCCTTTTATTTTAACAACATTACCATGGGCGAGGCACCTACATTACCTACTGCAGTAAATCTTGCTCGTCACATTGCAGACTGCCCCAATTTGTTTCCAGAA ATACTGAAGACTCTGTTTGAGATTGTTTTATTTGAGGATTGTGGCAACCAGTGGAGTCTTAGCAGACCAATGCTGAGCTTAATTCTTATTAGTGAGCAG ATATTCTCTGATTTGAAAGTTCGGATCATGGCTTCACAG CCAGTGGATCATCACCAGCGGCTTTCCCTGTGTTTTGACAAGCTAATGGCAGACGTTACTAGGAGTTTGGATTCAAAGAACAGGGACAAGTTCACTCAAAACCTCACTGTATTCAGGAATGATTTTCGTGTGAAATAA
- the LOC133714255 gene encoding uncharacterized protein LOC133714255 isoform X1 has product MEGLRQLEALCERLYNSQDSVERAHAENTLKCFSVNIEYISQCQYILDNAMTPYALMLASSSLLKQVTDHSLALQLRLDIRSYLVNYLATRGPELQPFVTASLIQLLCRLTKFGWFDDDRFKDVVKESMNFLNQATSDHYAIGLKILNQLVSEMNQPNPGLPSTHHRRVACNFRDQSLFQIFQISLTSLRQLENNVESRLRELALSLSLKCLSFDFVGTSIDESSEEFGTVQIPTSWRSVLEDPSTLQVFFDYYAITKAPLSKEALECLVRLASVRRSLFTNDAARSKFLAHLMTGTKEILQTGQGLADHDNYHEYCRLLGRFRVNYQLSELVNVEGYSDWIRLVAEFTLKSLQSWKWASSSVYYLLGLWSRLVTSVPYLKGEAPSLLEEFVPKIAESFITSRFNSVQDGSSDDLSENPLDNVELLQDQLDCFPYLCRFQYESSSLYIINTVEPILQIYTERARMPPSETSDLSVIEAKLAWIVHIVAAILKIKQCTGCSVESQELFDAELSARILQLINVTDSGVHSQRYGEISKQRLDRAILTFFQHFRKSYVGDQAMHSSKQLYARLSELLGLHDHLLMLNVIVGKIATNLKCYTESEEVIGHTLSLFLELASGYMTGKLLLKLDTVKFIVSNHTREHFPFLEEYRCSRSRTTFYFTIGWLIFMEDSPVKFKSSMDPLLQVFINLESTPDAMFRTDNVKYALIGLMRDLRGIAMATNSRRTFGLLFDWLYPAHMPLLLKGILHWSDTPEVTTPLLKFMAEFVLNKAQRLTFDSSSPNGILLFREVSKLIVAYGSRILSLPNVADIYAFKYKGIWISLTILTRALAGNYVNFGVFELYGDRALSDALDIALKLALSIPLADILAFRKLTRAYFAFLEVLFNSHIVYILNLDTSTFMHIVGSLESGLKGLDTSISSQCASAVDNLAAFYFNNITMGEAPTLPTAVNLARHIADCPNLFPEILKTLFEIVLFEDCGNQWSLSRPMLSLILISEQIFSDLKVRIMASQPVDHHQRLSLCFDKLMADVTRSLDSKNRDKFTQNLTVFRNDFRVK; this is encoded by the exons ATGGAGGGGTTAAGGCAACTGGAGGCCTTGTGTGAGAGGTTGTACAATTCGCAGGACTCGGTTGAGCGAGCCCACGCCGAAAACACTCTCAAATGCTTTTCTGTGAACATTGAATACATTTCGCAATGCCAGTACATTCTTGATAATGCCATGACGCCGTATGCTCTGATGCTAGCTAGCTCTAGTTTGTTGAAGCAAGTCACTGATCATAGCCTTGCCTTGCAGCTTCGTCTTGATATCC GGAGCTACCTTGTTAACTATCTGGCCACTAGAGGACCTGAGTTGCAGCCGTTTGTTACTGCTTCCTTAATCCAACTCTTATGTCGACTCACCAAGTTTGGGTGGTTTGATGATGACAGATTCAAGGATGTGGTTAAAGAGTCCATGAACTTCTTGAACCAG GCAACTTCTGATCACTATGCCATTGGTTTGAAGATATTAAACCAACTTGTTTCTGAGATGAATCAG CCTAATCCAGGGTTGCCTTCAACGCATCATCGAAGGGTTGCCTGCAACTTCAGGGATCAGTCTCTTTTCCAAATATTCCAGATCTCTTTAACATCATTGCGCCAACTGGAAAACAATG TTGAAAGTCGATTGCGAGAGTTggctctttctctttctcttaaatgtttatcttttgattttgttgggACATCAATTGATGAAAGTTCAGAAGAATTTGGTACTGTTCAG ATCCCAACTTCTTGGAGGTCAGTTTTGGAGGATCCTTCAACACTTCAAGTCTTCTTCGATTACTATGCCATTACAAAGGCCCCTCTGTCAAAGGAG GCACTGGAGTGCTTGGTGCGACTGGCTTCTGTTAGACGATCTTTGTTTACAAATGATGCTGCTCGTTCAAAGTTTTTGGCCCATTTGATGACAGGAACCAAAGAAATCCTACAAACAGGGCAAG GTCTTGCTGATCATGATAATTACCATGAGTATTGCCGTCTTCTTGGACGTTTCCGAGTTAATTATCAG TTGTCAGAGCTTGTGAATGTGGAAGGTTATAGTGACTGGATTCGATTAGTAGCAGAGTTCACGCTAAAGTCTTTGCAGTCCTGGAAG TGGGCCAGCAGCAGTGTATACTATCTTTTAGGACTCTGGTCTAGATTGGTGACATCTGTACCATACTTGAAAGGCGAGGCACCCAGCTTGCTTGAAGAATTTGTGCCTAAGATTGCCGAAAGTTTCATCACATCGAGATTTAACTCTGTGCAG GATGGATCTTCAGATGATCTTTCTGAAAACCCACTAGACAATGTTGAACTTCTTCAGGATCAGTTAGATTGCTTCCCTTACCTCTGCAGATTCCAG TATGAAAGCAGTAGTTTATATATAATAAACACAGTGGAACCCATTTTACAAATATACACG GAAAGAGCTCGCATGCCGCCCAGTGAAACCAGTGACCTCTCTGTCATTGAAGCCAAACTTGCTTGGATTGTTCATATTGTTGCTGCTATTCTTAAGATAAAACAATGTACTGGTTGTAG TGTTGAGTCACAAGAACTATTTGATGCGGAACTTTCAGCTCGCATCTTGCAATTGATTAATGTTACCGACAGTGGGGTACACAGCCAG AGATATGGTGAAATAAGCAAGCAAAGACTTGACCGTGCAATTCTTACCTTTTTCCAACATTTTCGGAAGTCTTATGTTGGTGATCAGGCCATGCATTCTTCGAAG CAGTTATATGCACGCCTTTCTGAACTTCTTGGACTTCATGATCATCTTTTAATGTTGAATGTGATTGTTGGAAAGATTGCTACAAACCTGAAATGTTACACCGAG AGTGAGGAGGTCATTGGTCACACCTTGAGTTTGTTCTTGGAGCTGGCATCTGG ATACATGACTGGCAAGCTGCTTTTGAAGTTGGATACTGTTAAATTTATAGTGTCCAATCATACT aggGAGCACTTCCCCTTTTTGGAAGAATATAGATGTTCTCGTAGTAGAACAACTTTTTATTTTACAATTGGTTGGTTAATATTCATGGAAGATAGCCCTGTGAAGTTTAAATCTTCAATGGATCCACTTTTGCAA GTTTTTATCAATCTCGAATCAACTCCTGATGCAATGTTTCGCACTGATAATGTAAAGTATGCATTAATCGGGCTGATGAGGGATCTTCGGGGAATTGCCATGGCCACAAATAG TCGCAGAACGTTTGGGCTTCTGTTTGATTGGCTGTATCCTGCACACATGCCACTTCTTTTGAAAGGCATCTTGCACTGGTCTGATACACCAGAG GTTACTACCCCTTTGTTGAAATTCATGGCTGAGTTTGTACTGAACAAAGCCCAACGCTTGACTTTTGACTCATCTTCTCCTAATGGCATACTTCTTTTCCGAGAAGTCAGTAAACTGATAGTTGCTTATGGGTCAAGGATTCTGTCTCTTCCAAACGTTGCTGATATATATGCCTTCAAATACAAGGGAATATGGATTTCTTTAACTATTCTCACGAGAG CTCTTGCTGGAAACTATGTCAACTTTGGGGTGTTTGAGCTGTATGGAGATAGAGCACTTTCTGATGCACTTGATATTGCACTAAAGTTGGCATTATCAATTCCTTTGGCTGATATATTGGCATTCCGTAAG CTGACAAGAGCCTACTTTGCGTTTTTAGAGGTCTTATTCAACAGCCACATAGTTTACATACTGAATCTGGATACCAGTACTTTTATGCATATTGTTGGATCTCTTGAATCTGGCCTCAAAGGTCTAGATACAAGTATCTCATCACAG TGTGCGTCTGCTGTTGATAATTTGGCTGCCTTTTATTTTAACAACATTACCATGGGCGAGGCACCTACATTACCTACTGCAGTAAATCTTGCTCGTCACATTGCAGACTGCCCCAATTTGTTTCCAGAA ATACTGAAGACTCTGTTTGAGATTGTTTTATTTGAGGATTGTGGCAACCAGTGGAGTCTTAGCAGACCAATGCTGAGCTTAATTCTTATTAGTGAGCAG ATATTCTCTGATTTGAAAGTTCGGATCATGGCTTCACAG CCAGTGGATCATCACCAGCGGCTTTCCCTGTGTTTTGACAAGCTAATGGCAGACGTTACTAGGAGTTTGGATTCAAAGAACAGGGACAAGTTCACTCAAAACCTCACTGTATTCAGGAATGATTTTCGTGTGAAATAA